In Cyanobium sp. Tous-M-B4, a single genomic region encodes these proteins:
- a CDS encoding STAS domain-containing protein: MASPVNDIRTSMAAVDGLLVVSLPGELSDLVLNRIVEDVTQRVSQEAIRGVILNLSTVTLLDMTEFQVLRHLVQTNEVLGVPTVLMGIRPGIAAYLCQMPISIDDLIFRVDMASSLEACNA, translated from the coding sequence ATGGCCAGCCCCGTCAATGACATCCGCACATCTATGGCGGCAGTTGATGGGCTGCTGGTGGTCTCTCTGCCCGGGGAACTATCCGATTTGGTGCTGAATCGGATAGTTGAGGATGTTACCCAACGGGTAAGCCAAGAAGCCATCAGAGGGGTGATTCTAAATCTCAGCACCGTCACCCTGCTTGACATGACCGAGTTCCAGGTATTGCGACACTTGGTGCAGACCAATGAAGTGCTCGGAGTGCCCACGGTGTTGATGGGGATTCGCCCTGGCATCGCTGCCTATCTCTGCCAAATGCCGATCAGCATCGACGACCTCATCTTCCGGGTCGACATGGCGAGCTCCCTGGAGGCATGTAATGCATAA
- a CDS encoding PAS domain S-box protein — protein sequence MPNKAFAVPEHRHDLNGGRVTTTGKKAPSPAIDTTSGQELFTALNRSKAMIEFDLKGSILSANTNFLQLIGYSEAELIGQHHSIFIEPADAISSEYKQLWTSLAKGTMREGEYRYIAKGGKEVWLLISYNPILNSGGKPDKIIGLATDITEAKNNAAVATSTMAAIENSMAVIEFAPDSTILRANPIFLEVMGYGEHEVVGKLHRIFVEKDEVLSTTYKQFWMSLSRGERQRGQFKRITKSGDPVWLEASYNPILDAGGKLLRVVKFAYDITAQFNQAVALMGVKTAELEAALEEAKEAERVRLELDRTLQEMSTPVTPIWDEILLLPLVGIVDSTRTDDVMRKTLDRISQTSSKMFILDISGVPTVDTAVANQLIKITKATRIMGCETIVSGVSSSIAHTIVELGVDISELRTTATLRDAFSTCLSEMGVLDLQKGRSSSRPQHQYLHRQRTYR from the coding sequence TTGCCCAATAAAGCATTTGCGGTTCCAGAACATAGGCATGATCTCAATGGTGGGCGTGTGACAACAACAGGCAAGAAAGCTCCAAGCCCGGCGATCGACACCACTAGCGGCCAGGAACTTTTTACGGCTCTCAATCGCTCCAAGGCCATGATCGAATTCGATCTCAAGGGAAGCATTTTGAGCGCGAACACCAACTTCTTGCAGCTGATTGGCTACAGCGAAGCAGAATTAATCGGCCAACATCACAGCATATTCATAGAACCAGCCGATGCAATTTCCAGTGAATACAAGCAACTATGGACGAGCCTTGCCAAAGGCACCATGAGGGAAGGCGAGTATCGCTATATCGCCAAAGGAGGCAAAGAGGTATGGCTACTGATAAGCTACAACCCCATCCTAAACAGTGGCGGCAAACCAGACAAGATAATTGGTCTTGCCACCGATATCACTGAAGCTAAAAATAATGCTGCGGTCGCCACCAGCACGATGGCAGCGATTGAAAACTCCATGGCAGTTATTGAATTCGCTCCTGACAGCACCATCCTGCGAGCCAATCCCATCTTTCTTGAGGTAATGGGCTACGGTGAACATGAAGTGGTCGGCAAGTTACACCGAATATTTGTTGAAAAAGACGAAGTGTTATCTACCACCTACAAACAGTTTTGGATGTCATTATCGAGAGGAGAGCGCCAGCGTGGTCAATTCAAACGCATAACTAAATCTGGAGATCCTGTCTGGCTAGAAGCTTCTTACAACCCGATTCTCGATGCCGGTGGCAAGCTGTTGCGAGTGGTGAAGTTTGCCTACGACATCACAGCTCAGTTCAACCAAGCCGTGGCACTGATGGGCGTCAAGACTGCCGAACTGGAAGCGGCCCTTGAGGAGGCCAAGGAAGCAGAACGGGTGCGACTTGAGCTGGACCGCACCCTGCAGGAAATGTCAACCCCGGTCACCCCAATCTGGGACGAAATTCTGCTACTGCCGCTAGTTGGCATTGTGGATTCCACCCGCACTGACGACGTCATGCGTAAAACCCTCGATCGCATCAGCCAGACCAGCTCAAAGATGTTCATCCTTGATATCAGCGGTGTACCAACTGTCGACACCGCCGTAGCCAATCAACTGATAAAAATCACTAAAGCAACCCGTATCATGGGCTGCGAGACCATTGTCTCCGGCGTGTCATCCTCGATAGCCCACACCATCGTTGAATTGGGAGTAGACATCAGCGAACTGCGTACCACTGCCACACTCCGCGATGCATTTTCCACCTGCCTAAGCGAGATGGGAGTACTCGATCTTCAGAAAGGCAGGTCATCTTCGCGACCTCAACACCAATATCTACATCGGCAACGTACCTACCGCTGA